The following DNA comes from Castanea sativa cultivar Marrone di Chiusa Pesio chromosome 10, ASM4071231v1.
AGATTGTGATTATTAACCACAAATTGGCAATGGACCAAATGATAAAGTAGAAAAAAcatctccaaaagaaaaaccactGCATGCCAGTTAAGGCAATTTATACTATATAAGGAGtttacaaattataaaagtaaaaaataaaatctttgtaACTAGTCTCTATAACCCAAACACCCCGCAGATAACTCATTGATGTCATCAtggaaatttaattttgaaccTTTGGAGTATTTCAAGGCATCACCTTGAAGATTTAATCTACAGTGAAGCCATTGGAAAAATGAACttggtttttcaaaaacttggaCCCAAATCCACAAACAATATAAGAACAATAAAAAGAATTCTCCACCTTTTGTCCCTTTTTAACAAGATTAAAGAGAAAACAGACTACACAACATGACTGATCATATCAAAATCATAGATATATTAAAGCATAAAGCATGACATATATTATGTAAGTAATGCAAAGgagaaaaattaatcaaattgaatgtttgaatatgatattaagagagagagagagagagagagagagagagagagagagagagagagagagagagagaggcaaccTGCCAAAGCTAAAGCCATATTTAGCCATCAAGGCTTTGTTGACAAGTATTATTCCGACAGATGTGACTACATTAAACATCCATGAGGCCAAATCAAGAGCACCTTTCCTATCAGACAGCTTTGCTgaagttatttttttctccatctTGGAATTTGTCACCTCTATTTTCACTGCTCAGCCTTCATGAAACCAACTATTACACTGGAATGTCAAAAGGTACTAGCTTTATCTGCATGATGAAACAAGTTATCCAACAAAGTCAGAATCAATGAAACCAAATGACTCTCTTTGCAGGTAACAAACATAATTGATATCAAAATATACACATCAACAAATTCTTTCACTACAAACTCTAACTTATCTTTTCTTAAACTACATGcactgacacacacacacacaaacaaaaaacattgGAAGCTTTCAACAACTATTGTCAAAAGTGAGATTATCAACCAAGAGCTTTGTGGCTCAATGAATATGCTCGGTCTCTTTTACGAGGAGAACCTAGATTTGAATCCCCCTTTCCCTCACTTGTTTTaagcaaactaaaaaaaaagtgagatcagcaattgaacaaaatttcaaaccacaaaccATATAATCGTAGACTTTTCTACAATTAGGTGTAACCCCTCATTAAACCATACAATATGGTcacaaatacatataaaatatacaagTGGATATATACCAAGATTATTGAACTTCAAGTGCACAAGGGGATGTGATTGTTCATGTGTAAAACAGACAACTTAAGGAGAAAAATGACAGCAAAGAATTATAACCTGTCTATGGAGGACAAAACTCAGAATATACAATTTATGGACCATTTTTAGAAGATCATTTTCCAAAACCCTCCCTATATATTTTACATTCAAGTAGAAGCACACATCAACACACCTAACTATTGTACCACAAGAAGGTAGCTAGTTCtaacccccccaccccccaaaaaataaaaataaaaacatgataGGCATCTAGGTTCATTAGTCACAGTACCCAGAAGTCCCATACATTTATCAACTCACAGAATTAAGAATTACTAGGCATTCTATTGCAAGTCAGCAAATGTCCTCGACAATTAACTTGGTCCAGTAGGGGACGTATTGGTCGTTTGCCACCTCATTAAATCCAAagtcaactaaaattttttttcctaatgatTGAAAGTTACACTTACACAACCAGTGAGTTACTTCTAAACCctcaacctcaccctccactcACATTTGTGTGAGAATGAAGTGTCAGAAGGAACTTGCATAAACCCTGTGAAAGGGGAATAGTAAGTCTCATCAACCAGTACATAGAAGCCAGAAGGAACAAATAGAAAAAAGGGCAATGAAATAGGAAGAAATCTAGATATGCTAAGCTAAAAGGGGAATAGGGATCATTCTACACCCTGTGAAAGTTTAAAGAACACCTTACTCACTTGGAAAATGTTTTGTTGATAAAGGAGAAAGCATGAATGGGTTCATCGACATCCTTCATGTACCTATCCAAAGCAGCAAGGTACTCATGTCTAATAGTATGAATGAAGCCACAAACCTATAAAATTACAACAGAACTAATATTACAGCTAAGAAAAACAGAGGATTTCTAGATTGCAACAATATGATTCCCAGGTAAACATCataagaaatatatttaaatgtaCCTGGTAAAATTGTGCTTTCTCACATAGGCCTAATACATAAGAAGCATTCCAGTCAATCTCAGGCACTACTTCTAGAAGGGCAAGCACTTGCTTCTCCCTTCTTGTTGAAGTTATGTGATGAGAGGAAACActagttggaaaattattttgtgatgtcAAGTATTCTAAAATCTGACTCAGGACACTTTTTGAGACATTAGCTCTTTCACATGCAACATAACATGCTATAAACTCAAACATATGGCCTATGTCTTTCTTAGAAGGCCATTCTTCGACCAATCCACTGACATCTTCACTATCTGACCTCTCTGTCTGGGAAATGTCCCTATTAAGCATACAAATAAGAGAGTTCACTGTATCTTGGACCAATATATTTTGACATCCATTGTGGGAGCAGGGAGGAACAGTATGATTCTGACTCTGACAAGGCTTATGAGGATGAGAAAAATGGAGTTTACAGTGGTCGGGTTCGGAGAAGGGAGATGGCAATTGAAACAAATGTTTGCAGATTGTTATGGAATCATCAAAAGGTATTTTCTGTTGAATGAAATTCAGACAACACCAACAACACCAACATTGATCCAGCAGCTTCTCATTGTGTTCAGAGTCTTCAGACGACAGAAATCTTTTTTTAtcggtttgtttgttttcttaataaatatttgattatatTAGCTTTTAATGGGTTGTTATCATATGTACTAGTCACTATGCTTTCAATTTAAAAATCTGACAGTGTCAATATTTTATTGGAGGGTGTAAACAGGGTCTTTAACGTCACatccttattgaatttaatcttCTAAAGAATTACATAAGAACTGTAAGAAAGTAGTAACACagctaaacaaaaatataacactGAGAAATTAGTATGACATGTTTACGTACAACATAAAATGGCCAAAACAAATATTACAAGATAAACAGTCACATATATTTGGTTTTCCATAATTTAGTCAATTCCAGATTTATAGAGAAATTTTCACATACTTGCACAAAGGATCTTCAAACTGATCAATTGGAAAGTGCCACCAATAATAACTCCTTACCTGGAGGAAAAGCAAGACCTGAATGTAGCACTATAAATTGGGTCTATAGCTCCTCCCCAccccaaaaatgaaaaagccCCAAAGAAgctttataaaaattaaaaaaaaataaaaataaatagagagtAAACAGCATAGCCGTAGAAATCCAGTAAGTGTTTCAATTGCAATACCAGATGCTTCCCTAGGGAACTAACAATTGAATCGTAAGTTGCTGAAAAGCGTAACACACATTTATATTATGACAACAACATATCAACTGAAAATTTTCACTCATTAGTCATTCAAAAGGGATTAAGGGAATGGCATGAATATTAAGCCCCAAAGTTAGGAAATATTGACATTTTGTCTTATGCCTTCACATTTAAAATAATGGGTGGCACAACAAGCATCAGTTCCGCATCTATGGTCATTAATACTGAGCACCAATTTGGCTTATTCATACTTATTTGCAAAATATCAGTGGCTCAAAAGATATCATCTTTACCTCTGCAGTTATATAGAGTGAGCATGATTTTTGcctattttctacttttttacttatcaaacaTAAACAACCTTTCCCAAGCATAGAACTAGAAATAAAATAGTAAGCAACACCAGCATGACAGGCAATCACAAACCCATGCatctcgtaccttcaaggatGGGAGCAGAGAAAAAACTTCCTCATCAGACTCTGGACAAACATTAGCAATCACGCATATCTGCAGTTCAAAAGCTTAAAATAAGAGTGCTGCAAGACTTTTAAGATTTAAGTGACTAAAGTTGAGATTTAAACCTCACTATTGGAGACACCATATTTTGTGAGATCCCTTCTTCTGGTTAAGAAATCAACAGCTGATGGGTGATATAAATAAATGCCACAAAGGAAGCAGTGATCGGTcaacacacacacgcacaaagCAATCCTAAAGAacgaaaaaaattattgaaaaaaaaaattgcttaaaaTGAAGTTCAAGGATACTCAAGAACTTGTCTAACAGCGTGGGGATTTGCATAATGGACGCCCCTTTTGGCATACTGCAGTCCCTTGTCAAATGGTCTGGAAACAAACGACATGTTATAACACTTAATGTATtaaatttctattcaataaaaaaatcataaaatttgtCCCTCACACAGGGAGTCTAAATTCTGGATCTTTTGA
Coding sequences within:
- the LOC142614217 gene encoding DNA-directed RNA polymerases IV and V subunit 4-like → MTLRFQKKFSSYSGKGGGKGDKIANGRRSTVSKEPQPLELKVEQDLPENVKCMMDCEALDILQGIQDQLPILSKDPEFRLPVPFDKGLQYAKRGVHYANPHAVRQVLEDLTKYGVSNSEICVIANVCPESDEEVFSLLPSLKVCGFIHTIRHEYLAALDRYMKDVDEPIHAFSFINKTFSK